The segment GTCGTGTTCCCCACCGCGATCGAGGAGATCGACGGACGCCACTTCGTCTTCTACGGGATGGCCGACTCCAAGATCGGCGTCGCGCTGCTCGAACGCACCGACGCCACGACCGACTGAGCTCGACCGACTGAGAAGGAGAAGCACATGAACACGCACGCACGACGAGGTGCGCGCTGGGCCGTCACCGGCGCCGCGGTGGTCGCCCTGACCGTGGGGCTCGCGAGCCCCGCGGCGGCGACTGCGCCGGCGCCGGTCGCGGCGGCGACATCCGTCCCGTCCGCACCACTGACGAACCTCTCGCACCTGGACTTCCTGCTCGACCAGGCCACACCGCCGCCGGGCGTCGAGGGGCACACCACCTACCGCCTCGCCGAGGAACCCGAACTGACCTTCCCGTGGACGTACGCCGACGCCCGCGACGGCGGCACGTTCGAGCGGGTCGGCGGCGGACCCCTCGACCCCGAGACCGGGTACTGGGGGCAGGGGGCGTACAACGCCGACGACATCTCCCGGGCGGCGGTGGTCTACCTCCGGCACTTCGAGCAGACGGGCGACGAGGCGAGCGCCGACAAGGCGTACGAGCTTCTGCGCGGGCTCACCTACATGCAGACGGTGACCGGCCCGAACGCCGGCAACGTCGTGCTGTGGATGCAGCCCGACGGCACGCTCAATCCGTCGGCCGAGCCGATCGAGCTGCCCGACCCGTCGGACTCGGGCGCCAGCTACTGGCTCGCACGCACGATCTGGGCGCTCGGCGAGGGCTACGCCGCGTTCGCCGACGTCGACCCGGGGTTCGCGGCGTTCCTCGACGAGCGGCTCGACCTCGCCCTCGAGGCCCTCGACCGTCAGGTGCTCTCGCGCTACGGCGAGTGGACCGAGTCCGACGGGCTGCGCGTTCCGGCGTGGCTGATCGTCGACGGAGCGGATGCCTCGGCTGAGGCCGTCATCGGACTCGCGGCGCGGGCGTCCGCAGGCCCTGACGCGCCTGCCGCACGGGACGCGCTGGCCAAGCTCGCGGAGGGCATCGCGGCGATGTCGGCCGGGGACGAGGAATCATGGCCCTACGGCGCGGTGCTCCCGTGGGCGCAGTCGCGGAGCATGTGGCACGCGTGGGCATCGCAGATGCCGGCGGCTCTCGCCGTGGCATCCGATGTCCTCGACGACCCGTCGCTGCTGGCACCTGCCGTGGCCGACACGGCCGTCTTCACCCCCACGCTGCTGACCGCCGGCGGGGCGGACAACGGCTGGTTCCCGAGCCCGACCGACCGGGTGCAGATCGCCTATGGCGTCGACTCGCGGGTGCAGTCGCTGCTGTCGGTCGCGGATGCCACGGGCTCGGCCGGGCTCGAGAGCCTGGCGGGCCTCCAGGCGGCGTGGTACTTCGGTGCGAACCGGGCGGGGGAGCCGATGTACGACCCCGCGACCGGTGTCACCTACGACGGCCTGCAGCCCGATGGCACGATCAACCGCAACAGCGGTGCCGAGAGCGCCATCCACGGCCTGTTGACGATGCTCGCGCTCGACGCGCACCCTGCGGTCGCGGCGCGCGCCACGGCGTTGACGACCGTCGCCGCGCAGGACGGCCTGCGTGTCGTCGAAGCCGAAGACGCCGTGGCCACCGATGGCACCGTCACCACGCCCGAGTCGTGGACGGGGGAGTCGAGCTGGTCGGGCGACGCCCTGACGCTCGCTCCCGGTCAGGAGGCGACCTGGGAGGTCGGCACCGCCGACACGCGGCGCTGGCTGGAGCCGGTGGTGTGGTCCGATCCGGGTGAGACCTCGAGGTCGACCTGGCGATCGGGCGGGCAGCTGAAGGTCACCGGGCCCGCGCAGGGCATCTCGCCGGCGCCGGGCGTGCTCCTGCCGTACGCGCTGACCGCGCTGCTGTCGGAGAACCGCGACGAGGTCAGCGTGAAAGCGCTGAGCGGCGAGCTGATGCTCGACGCGATCCTGGTTCGTCCGTGGCTCTCGCGGCTCGTGCTCGAGGGCGACGGTGCGCGCACCGAGCCTCGTGCAGTCGACCGCGGTCGGCGTGCAGCGCGCCACCCTCGGCGCCGACGGTGTCGCCTCGACGATCCGCGTCTACGACGAGGAGGGAGAGCTCGTGCGCACGACGTCGGTGACCGGCGAGGCGAGCGTGGTCGTCCCGCGCGGCGGCTTCGCGCTCGCCGAGGGCTGAGCGCGGCGAGGTCGCGACCGGGTGCGGCGGCACGCGGGAGGACATCGGCACACGGGAGGATTCGGCGGGGGGCTGTGGTCCTCCCGTGTGTCGATCCCCTCCCGTGTGCCGCGCTTCCCGCGCGGCGGTTCGCGCTCGCCGAGGGCTGAGCGACACGGGGGTGTGCGCGGGGCACCACCCCCGTGTCCGATTTCCGCCGGAACCTCACCTCCGAGCGTGACAGGCTGGGGGCATGACGACGCCCGAGACCGTGCACGCGACGCCCCGCGACATGGGCTTCGCCGAGCGGTATCGGGTCATCCAGTCGCGCGACCGGCGCTTCGACGGGCAGTTCGTCACGGCGGTGCGTTCGACCGGCATCTACTGCCGGCCCAGCTGCCCCGCCCGAACCCCCAGAGAGCAGAACGTCACGTTCTTCGCCACCTCGGCCGCCGCGCACGAGGCGGGCTATCGCGCGTGCAAGCGGTGCCTGCCCGAAGCGGCGCCCGGATCGCCCGCCTGGGATGTGCGCGGCGACCTCGCCGCCCGTGCCATGCGGCTCATCATCGACGGCGTCGTCGACCGCGAGGGCGTCCCCGGCCTCGCCCGGCGCCTCGGCTATTCCGCGCGCCACCTCACCCGACTCCTCACCGCCGAACTCGGCGCCGGCCCCCTGGCCCTCGCTCGCGCTCAGCGCGCGCACACCGCCCGCACCCTGCTCGTGGGCACCGATCTGTCGTCGGCGGACGTCGCCTTCGCCGCGGGGTTCACCAGCGTCCGTCAGTTCACCGACACGATCGGCGAGGTGTTCGGGATGCCGCCGCGCGACCTCCGAGCACGCCGACATCGCCTCCACGGCGCAGCCCCCACTCCCGGGACGATCGACCTCGCGCTGCCGCTGCGGGGACCCATCGACACCGCGGGACTTTTCGGCTGGATGCGCGCGCACGCCGTTCCGGGCGTCGAGCGCGGCGACGCCGCATCCTTCGCCCGGGTCGTGCGGCTGCCGGCCGGACCCGCGTGGTTCGAGGTGCGCGAGGATGCCGGGCGGCTGCGTCTTCGCGCACGCCCGTCGTCGCTGCACGACCTCAGCACCCTCATCGCGCGGGTGCGGCGGCTGTTCGACCTCGACGCCGACCCGCTGGCGGTGGATGAGGCGCTGTCGGCTCATCCCGAGCTGGGCGCTGCGGTCGCGGACATCCCGGGTGTGCGCGTTCCGGGGGCTATCGACTCCGGCGAGATGCTTCTGCGGGCGATGATCGGCCAGCAGATCAGTGTCGCCGCCGCGCGCACGATGCAGGGGCGGCTCGCTGCGGCACTCGGAACCACTGCCGACACCCCCGACGGGCCGATGACGCTCTTCCCCGATCCGGCGGTGATCGCCGAGCGTGGCCACGAGGTGCTGCGGGGACCGGCAGCGCGCGTGGGCGCCGTCATCGCCACCGCCGCGGCGCTCGCCGACGGCACCCTCGCCCTCGGCCCGGGCGACGACAGGGCCGAGCAGCGCCTCCGGCTGCTCGCCCTCCCGGGCGTCGGACCGTGGACGGCCGACTACGTGCGCATGCGCGTCCTGGGCGACCCCGATGTGCTGCTGCCCGGTGACGTCGCGGCCCGCACCGGGGCGGCGGCCCTCGGCCTTCCCGGCGATCCGCGGGGCTTCACGGCGTGGGCCGAGCGCACCGCGCCCTGGCGCAGCTACGCGATGGCGCACTTCTGGTACGCGGCGCCCGTCACGCGAGCGTGGCGCGCGGACGACCGCACCGCCGACACCGCGGACAGCACGAACACCCGCATGGCCGACCCCGTGACCGACCCCCACCCACCCCACCTGTCGCCCTGCGCCCCACCGATCCGCCACCCGTCACCGCACCGACCCGCCGGAGGACCGCCTCATGAGCACCGCGATCATCCAGACCCTCGACACTCCCGACGGCGCCTTCACGATCCTCGAGCACGAGGGTCTCGTCGAGGCGTCGGGGTGGACCGCCGACCACGCCGCGCTCCTCGCCCGCCTCGCCCCGGCCCACCGTCCCGACGCGATCGCCGAGGGCGACACCGAGGCGGCCGTGGCCGTCACCGCCTACTACGCCGGCGACTCCGCGGCCATCGACGCCGTCCCGGTCCGTCAGCACGGCACGGCCCTGCAGCACGCCGGGTGGGAGGCCCTCCGCGGCATCGCACCCGGGCGGCCGCTCACCTATGCCGCCTTCGCCGCCCGGCTCGGCAACCCCCGTGCGGTCCGCGTCGCGGCCTCGATCTGCGCGCGCAATGCGCCGGCGCTCTTCGTCCCCTGCCACCGCGTGCTCCGATCCGACGGCACCCTGGGAGGCTTCGCCTGGGGGCTCGACGTCAAACGCGCACTCCTCGATCGCGAGACCCGACGCGCTCTGGCGCAAACTGCCTCTTGATCACAGCCGCTTCCCAGGTTTAGTCTGGAGGGCTGTCGCGATCGCGGTGGCTTCGGACCACCCCACACCCTGGAGGATGCCATGTATCAGGTCGACCACGTCGCGAAGATCGCCGCCCTCCTCCCCACGGCGCGGTAGCTCGCACTCCTCGGGTTCTCCTCCGGCATAACCGCCGCGCTCCGAGCGTTCCGTTCGAGCAGCGCTCCTTTCTGCGTCTCACCACGAGTGAGCGCTTCTCCGCCACGTCCCACCAAGGATCATGACCTCCTCCGCTCCGCCCGCGACATCCGCGAAAGCCC is part of the Microbacterium sp. ET2 genome and harbors:
- a CDS encoding methylated-DNA--[protein]-cysteine S-methyltransferase, whose translation is MSTAIIQTLDTPDGAFTILEHEGLVEASGWTADHAALLARLAPAHRPDAIAEGDTEAAVAVTAYYAGDSAAIDAVPVRQHGTALQHAGWEALRGIAPGRPLTYAAFAARLGNPRAVRVAASICARNAPALFVPCHRVLRSDGTLGGFAWGLDVKRALLDRETRRALAQTAS